Within Flavobacterium pisciphilum, the genomic segment GATACGCCGATTTAGATAAAAATATTGCTGATTCTTCTATTCATTTCAAACAGTATAAAAATGGATTTAAAGTGCAAGGAACAAAAATTGTAGCAGATGGCTCTCCACAAGGTAAAACAGCATTTTTTAGAAAACCATTTTTAACGCCTGTCCCTGACTGTACAAGTGATTGCAGAGGTCTTCCTAGCCTCACACAAGATACGTTGAATAAAATTTTTAAAACTGCGTATGCTAACAACAATCAGATTTATATTCATTGTAATGGCGATGCTACTATTGATATGCTTATTGAGGCACACCAATACGCTTGTAAGCAGCTTTCGCAACCATTAGATAAAGACCGAAGAACTATTGCTATTCATTCTCAATTTGTTCGCCCAAGTCAATTAGAAATCTATAAAAAATATAAAATTGAACCTTCATTTTTTACCAATCATGCCTATTTTTGGGGAGATGTACATGTAGAGAATTTAGGAAAAGAAAGAGCGTTTTTCTTAAGTCCGATAGCCACTGCCGCAAAAATGGGATTAAAATATACAAACCATTCTGATGCCACTGTGACACCTATCAACCCATTATTTACAGTTTGGACAGCAGTAAATCGTACCTCAAGAACAGGAAAAGTAATTGGAGAAGCCGAAAGAGCAACCCCATATCAAGCCTTAAAAGCCATTACCATAAATGCCGCCTACGAATATTTTGACGAAAATTTGAAAGGCTCTCTCAAAATAGGAAAAATGGCAGATTTTGTAATTTTAGATAAAAATCCACTTACTACAAACCCAACTGAATTAAAAGACATCAAGGTGTTAGAAACCATCAAAGAAGGAAAAACTATATTCAAAAAATAATCTGTTCAAATATTATGTCTTAGTGACACTTCACAATGATTCAATTTAAACTGAACTTACATTAAAAAAAAAGCCTTTAAATACTAGTATTTAAAGGCTTTACGTTTTTATAGTTTATAAAATAATACATATAGCATCAAATTAGATGTACAAATAAAAATCCACTATAAGTTAAGCTACAAATTTGTAATTCACTATTTGTATTGCTTTACCATACCTCAACATCTTTTCTGCATTTCAGGAAGCAATTTTCGTGTACTTTTATTAATAATGCTGCGTACCGATTTCTTTTTTAATTCATAGGTTTTAGCACATTTTTCAAGTTCAACATATAACAAATGAAATTTATCATATAGAGCATCAAGCTCTTCCATAGCTTTTCGCGTCTTATCATCTTCTTCCTCTTCTATTTTATTTTCAGCTATTTTAGACAGGTATTCAAATTTATGAAATGCTGTTAGCAGAATTCGATGCTCTCTTGAATTAATTCCTTGCATAATATGGTAATCTAATATTGATAAAATATACTGTTCCTTTTAAAGTGTTTTTCTTTATTTATTAATCAATAACATAACGCTATAAAACTTTAAATAAAACGAGAATTTATGGGGTAAAACGTAGCATAGAATCTGCATCGTTGTATATTTTTGATGAAGGCAATAAATGTAATTTTGTAACCTTTATTTTGCCAGCATTTCCGGATATAAGTCCCAATGCTGTACTTAGCAAAACCTCTGAACGATTGCCTAAGTTGTAGACTTCAAGCTCCTGAATTTCGTTCAAATATATGGAGGGCTCTATCCCTTTTGAATAATTACCTTCGTGATTTGCATTAAATAATTTATAAATCGAAGGATACAACACCCAACCTTTTGTTCCAGTTATTCGATTATCTTCGATAGGAAATCCAGCTACATCCTTACCAATCGTTTTCTCTCCTATGGTGACCACATCCATATAAGGTTTGAGGTTATTGATAATTAATTCTGATGCAGATGCGGTACGATTTCCGCACAATACATATACTTTATTGATCGAAGGATGTGCATTTTGTAATGCCTCAAAACTTATTTGAGATTCATTACTTTCTAATGCTTGTTTAAATGAATGATTTACATTCCCACCATTTTTATTCCCTTCAAACGTTATAAAAAGATCACTAGCTCGGACATTAGGCGCTAAGGCTATACTAAGTGCTGTAGCCGATGAGATATCTCCTCCTCCGTTGTATCTTAAGTCCAAAACTAGCTCTGTTATTGCTTTGCTCTTTAACTCCTGAAAAATTTGCAGGAATTGTTGTGCTTGTCCAACATCAAAATGAGGAATTTGGATATACCCTATCTTTATATTTTTATCTGCAATTACCTGATAAGTAATTGGTTGTAAGAAAGTAAATCCTGACAATAACGAAATGTCTTTTGAACTAGAAAAACCTGATTCTGTCGAATAGGATTTTATACGTAAAATCAACTGGGCTGAAGTTATCATGTTTTTGTACAAGTTATCGTAATTGCCTTGATTTAAATCTGTTCCATTTATTTGAGTAATAAGTTGTCCTCTTCTTAAACCATTATTTTTGGCTGGAGAATCTTCTAATACATACAATATAACTCCATAATATTTCCCTTCAAACGCTACAAAAGTAATCTCAAATCCAAATTTACGTCTTAAACTTTGTGGAGCTGTATCTGGCATTGCTGGGTGTAAGGCATAAGAAAAAACATCATCTTTCTGTAATAATTTTGAAAAATACTCTTTTGGAGGAACTGACAAATTTCCTTGAGTCGGCATCGTTTCATTCCAGCGATAATATTTTTTCATCTGCTGATACATCCACTCATTAGCATATTCGTTTGTACCTTCTTTATAGACTTGAGATGAATAATCATCTGGTGAGCATGAAGAGAATATGCCTTGTAGAAAAAGATATATAATAAAAATAAAAGAGTGCTTCATATTTTATTCTTAAAATTTATATTTTGGGATTTGTTTGTATCTTTTAAGCAACTGTTTATTGGCTATTTAAAAACAAAATAATCAACTAGGTTCAAATTCCCATCTACACCTGAGAAAGCTCCGTTTGCATCCTGTTTTTCTTCTAATACAATTAATTTTGATTTATTAACTGACATAGTTAATGTAACTGTAATTTTCTTTCCTGTAACATAAGATTCAGTTGTGCCATGTTTTACAAGTTCCATTATGATTGTGGGAGGAGAACTAAATGGAAACTCAATAAAAGGGCTAAATTGATCTTTACTTATATTCTCAACAACTCCCAACACTTGTCCATTAATTTTACGAATAATTCCGTCTAGTTTGCCTTCGTATCCACTATTAGAATATCTGTTTTGAGTAGGGAAAATAAATTTAAATCCGTTATTTCCTTGCTTGCTTAAAATTCCTGGTTTTAATGAGGTAACTTTATCTACCCATAATTTTTCTTTGGCAAAAAAGGAAAGCGTATCCTTAGGAGTTAGTGAGCTAAAATGGTATGTACGCAATAATTCTTTTGTTACTTTATTCGTAATTTTAATAGTTTTCTCTTCCTTTCCATGGTAAACAAATTCATACTCTTTTTCAATTTTTTTTATGAAGGCTGTTTTCTTGTCCTTTCCTATCTCAATGGGTTTTCCATCTACTGATATTTGAAGGGAATCATTAAAAGCACTATATCCTATTATGACTACTTTTCCGGGTTGGTTCGTCTCATTACCATAATAAGGTGTTAATTCATCATTGGCACAAGATTCCAAAAGTGCTATTATAATCAAGAAAGTTAGTATTCTAGTTACTATATTATTCATATTCATTTTTTTCATTGTAGTCATTTTGCTCATCAAAAAATTATAAAAGGTTTTGTCGATACTATTTTTTGATAAATTTTATTGTTTTTGAAATTCCATTATTAGATACTAAAAGGAAATAGATGCCTTGTGTCAAATCATCAACAGCCAAACCTTCTTTTTTATAGGCAGCTTCTTTAACTATCATTCCCCCTACTGTGTAAATTTTTAGGACTGTTTCATCATTCTGAAATTGTTCTCCTAACTCTAAACTCAAATTCCCCTCAACTGGATTTTGTACTAGTTTGCAAACTTGTGCTTTAAGTTCCATGTCATCAACTCCTAACAAGCCTTCTGCTGTAATAGAAATTTTATCAATTTCATAACCTATAAAACCATTTGAAAGGTTATTTCCTAGGGCTATATATACTTCTTTTTTACCTGAAAACGATGAGATATCAACAGTATAATCTTTAAACTCTACAGCATCTATTTTTTCTCTTTCTAATGTAATTGTTTTTATAAGTGTAAATGATGCTGGGTCTGGAGTTGTAGATCCATATACTGATAAATCTTGATTGCTATCATAAATACTAGGCTGAGCATTTAGTATTAAGGAAATTTTTCCTGAATAAAATGATGTATCAAAAGAAGGGGTTATTGCTAAATTATTTTCTAAAGTTTCTAATGGTGATCCTGTTGCAAAATCTATATTATAAGTTCCTAAAACATCAATTGTACCATCTCCAATACTTCCTGTGTTTGCATCTAACTGTATATTTTTTCTGGCTATCCAATTGCTCCCATTTCCATCTTTATCTAATAAAGTCCAATCTGAAGCTTCGGCATCATCAAAGTCATCTTCCCAAATTGTGTATTGTGCTGATGCTGCACTTGTAACCATCATAAATAATACTAAAAGTAAATATCTTTTCATTTTTTTAGTTTTTTAAAAACATGGGCAGAATAATACTGCCCATGTTCAATTTTAATAAATAACTATTTGCAATTAAAAATTTGAAAACTTAGTCCAAGAACCAGTCCAGTTAGATTCTGTTTTGAATGCTCCTGTAGCTCCTGTGAAACTTAAAGGACCATCATTAAAGAATGGTTGGCTAAGTGACCATTTAGTAGCTGGATTTGCATTTGAAATAGCATTACCTATACCTCCTAAAAGAGTTCCTACAGGGAAAAGTGGATTTTTAAATCCATGAATTGATACTCTTGTCCATGTAGAACCTGCAGGTACAGAAGGTGAATCCCATCTAATTCCTATGTTATATCCAGTAACTGTAACATCTGTAAGGCTTATGTTACCAGCTCTGCGCACGTGAATAGCATTTTCATATAAATCAGCAACTGTAGCAGAGCTAACACCAATAATTGATAATTGTGATATAACTGGACGTGTAATAATTGTAGTAATCGCTCCTGTTGCGTTGTTATCTAATTCAATACCATTTGAATCTGGACTTCCACCACTTAAACTATGAGTTGAATTACTGTCTGCAATTGCTATAGCTTTTGTAATATTTCCTGTATAACCAAAATCAAAATCGAAGTTATCATCATCTGGTGCAAATGAAACTAAGTGACTTGCATTTACTTTTCCTCCAAAAAATTCAAATGAATCATCTTTACCATAAGATACTTGGATATGATCAACTACTGTTCCGCTACCAACACCTGCTAAAGTTAAACCGTTGATTTCAACATCTGTGTCTAAGATACGACCAGCAAATTCTATACGTACATAGTTTAAAGCTCCTGCACTATGTGCATTATTTGAACCACCATAATAGAATTCAGCATAATTAGGTTGATCATCTAATCCTTCAACAATATTCGTAACTGAACCTGTATTAACTTCTGCATCTCCTAAAAGTACTACACCTCCAAAATCTCCAGGAGCTGCTATAGTATTTGCGTTACCATCTAATAAATTAAAACTTGTAAAAATTACTGGAGCCGTTGCAGTACCTTGAGCATCAATTTGACCTGTTTTTGTAATAACAAGAACTCCTGTAGCTATACCAGCAGCTAAAGGTTTAGCTTTAATAAAAGTACCTGCTTGGATTGTAAGTTTAGCACCGTCTTTTACTGTAATTACACCATCAATTTCCCATACTCGGTCATTTGTCCAAGTTGTATTAGCAGTAATAGCACCACTTACTGTTTGAACAGTTGCTGGATACCCTGTGTAATCTGCACCGGAAGCTTTCATTGAAAAAGAAGAATCTGTAGAAGACTCATCATTTTGGCAAGAGCTCACAACTAGAGCTACCATTGCGAATAGAAAAAATTTTTTCATAATAATTTAATTATTGCTATATTTGCCGCTATTACAAACTAGACCTTTGGAGAGAGCAGCAAAATATCTTTCCTTGGGTCTTTCTCTTTTTTAGTAAAGTTTTTTTGATAAACAATCCCGCTTTACTATCGGGGTCTATACCTACTGAATCCTTCTTTCGCTCTTAGGATTTTTCTATCGCAGTGAAAGGCTATCTTTCCATTCTTTTTAAAATTTTTATTTAGCAAAATTTTAAAAAGACTATATGAAGTATTTCAATAACTCTTTGCTTAATGCATTAAAGGAAAAAGAAATTTAACACTTACAACTACATACATTAGCTTTTAAAAAACCAAAATATCATGTCTTTTTTTATTGTTAACGGTTTCTTAATATTCAGAGATTACAACACTTAAACCCGCCTGAAATACTTTAATTTAGAATGAATAGTTAACGGATACACTTATTGTTCTACCACTCCATGCTTTGAATATTACTTGGTCAATGCCCTCGTCATATTTGTTTGTTGCATTGGCTCCTAAACTATATCTGTCTCTTGGATTTGATCCGTAAGGAACGTCTTCTATATGAGAGTAACTGTTGGCATTATTATAGGTTTGAATGCCTGCATCAAACATATTTTTCATACTACATTTTAACTCTAGATTTTTTTCTTTAAAAAACTTATAACTCACTTGAGCATCAGTAACGGCATAAGGCATTCTAATTTCTTCTTTTGAATAATCAAATCCTACCAAGATGTATTGATCTCCAATAGCATTATGTCTTACACTAAATCCCATACGATCTCCTACGTAATCTAATCCTAAATTATAAGTATAAGGGGATTGCCCATATAAAGGTCTGTTGGCTTTATAAAGCCCACCAGTTCCGTCTACATTTACATACGAGGTTACTTTTGTGGCATTAAAAGAAGCATTTCCTGAAACGAATAGCTTTTTCAAAATTGGTCCTTCACCTAGAAAAGAAAGACTTTTATAGAACTCCATTTCTATTCCCCAAAGTTTAGCATTATTAGAATTTAGATTATAGATAATACCCGAATTTCCGTTTATTGTACCAATAGATTCTATTGGATCATCAATGTTTTTATGATAAACCCCAAAAGATAAAATTTCGCCTCCTGAAGGATACCATTCGAACTTTAAATCATAATTATTAGATACACTTGAAATCATTCCTGCTGACCAGTTTAAGATTTTGGCAGATCGAATAGGGTCGTAATATGGAGTACCTACACGTTCAGCAAATTGAGGTCGTAACACCGATTTATTATATCCCAATCTAACATTCATTTTATTAGTTGGGCTAATTGTTAAACTTGCAGAAGGTAAAAATTGCCATTTCTTATCTTCCTTTTCTAATGGAAAAGCGCCTGGAGCTTCAAATTGATTTGATATTTCGCTATAGATATAACTTTCTGCTCTTGCTCCCCAAACCAGTCTTAAGAAACTACCAATCTTATTATCCAGCATCAAATAAGGCGAATGAACTTTTACATCTCCTTCATATTTATTTCCATACTTCCCATAGTCTTCCCAACCAAAACCACCATAATAATATTGAGAGCCATCAAGAAATTTGGATAGTGGATCATAAATATCCGCCCTATTTGTTGTCCCTTGACCAACAGTTACTAATTTTGCAGATCGCTGTTGATTTGTTGCTTTTTTGTATGTTCCAAAATAACCTGCCTTAATATCATTTGTAGCTATTTCACCAAGATTAAAAGAATAATCAAAATTAATCGCCCAGTTATAATCAGATTCGTCATTAGTATAATTATCTCTACTAAATGGAAACCTTCCCCCACTGTTATACACCTGATGATAAACCAATTCATCATCTCCTACTTTCTTGCGAAATGTTTCTAAAAAAGTAGCGTCTTTTGTATCTTTTGATAATTTACCATAAGCTGTATACCAGTTTATTTCTAATTTTTCAAAACGATGATTTCCTTCTATTTTATTCTGAATAAAAGTTTGATAAACAGGATAATTCGTTTCTGTTGTACTTGGAAGACCAGTACCATTTAAAATTTCAGGCAGTTCTGTGCCTTTATCCCAACCTGTAATTTGGTTTAGCTGATTATTGTAAATATGCATTGCAGTATTACGAGTCGTTATTTTATGTTTACCGAGCTGAATCGCCGCATTGAACATTCCTCCCAGAGTAGAATTATAATTGTAATTTGCTCCCCTGTTTTTGAATCCGTATTTTTCAAAAACTGAATATTGTCTTCCTACTACTCCTTCTTGAGAAAATCTTGTATTTGAAAGAAACCGACCTCTTTCTGTATGTTCTATATCTAATTTCTCTTGTGTGTTTTTAAAAAGTAATGAGCCTACAAATCCCCATTTGTTATTATCCTTCAAACTATATGATCGTCCCAATGCAAATTGGAGTGTTGTTCCTGGTGCAGCATACGTTTTATAAGTAGAAAAATTATCTTCTGTAAATTTTTTAGATTGTTCTATAAAAGGACCAGATGCTGCTTCATTGATTGGTACCTCTATTGGAGACATATACGGATAATCACGTCTTCCGTCATCAAAACCTAAATAATCATAATCTCCTTCTTGCTTAGTAAGTCTTTCCTTAAATGCGCTACGACTGTTATAAGAGGAACTTACTGAGAAACTAGTAAAATTCTCCTTAGGAATATCTTTCGTTTTAATTTCTACATATCCTCCAGCAAAATTGGCATACATATCTGGAGTAGCTGTTTTACTTACCACAATGCTTTCTACCATTGCTGTCGGAATAATATCAAAAGAAAAGTTTTGCTGATAAGCATCGGTACTAGGAAGCGAAATTCCGTCCATTACCGCTTGATTCCAGCGTTCTCCCATAGAACGCACCACAACATATTTATTATCGATAGTTGTTACTCCTGTGATACGTTTAAGCGAACTTCCTACATCCTTATCTGGGGTTCTTGCAATTTGTTCAGCCGAAATACCATCTGAAAATTGTGCTGCCTTTTTTTGCTGTAATAACAATCCTTGTACTGAAGCTGTTGCTTGCTTATAATTTTGAATAATTACGACTTCATTCAGTGATTCTGCATCTTCTTTTAAGGAAACTACCAAAGGTACTTCTCCTCCCTCACTAACTTTTACACCAGTGATTTTTTGAGATTGAAAAGATATAATACTAACTTCTATTGAATATTCTCCAGGATCTAATTCTACAACATAGCTTCCATCAATATCCGATTGTACGCCAAAACCTGCTTCTATTACTTTGATATTTGCTCCAGGTAATGAAAGCCCATTTGCATCGACAACCTTACCTACGATTTTGCCCTTCTTTTTTTTTTTGCCTACATCTTTTCTATTTACAGCTATATTGTTTTCATTTCTTCTGAAATTTAAATTGGTCTGATTTTGCAAATCGTTTAGAATTTCATCAATTGTAACATTTTCTTTTTTTAGTGTAACTAGAGGTAAACTTAGATCTAAATCTTTTTGGTAAATAAATTGATATGGAGTTCTGGATTTTAAATTATCAATAATTTTTTGTGGTGAAGAATTTTTAAAATCAACCGAAACTGTTCCGGTTTGTGAATAAATAGTATTTGCTCCGAAGAATAATCCGAGAAACAAAACCCAAAAGGCAAATTGCCTTGAAAAATCATTGTTCATAATTGATAATTGTTAGTTTGTTATTGGTGTTATTTTTATATGATATTTAAGGTTAATATTTTTATAAAATTGCAATACTCCCCCTAGCAGTTCGCCATCAGATTACCCTTTCCCTCTGATTTTATTTCTGCTAAGAATCTTGTATTAAAATGTATTTTTGATATATATAGAACTGCGATTACCTACTAATCAGATACGTATTGTTTCCGATTGGTCTAATCTTAATTTCTAAAGCAAAAGCAATTGTTTGAAGCATTTCATAAAATCCTTGTCTTGTATCAAGTGTTCCTTGTACTTTTAGATTTTTTAAATCTTCATCTAAATAATTTACTGCAAAATCATGGTCTACTTTTAGTTTCTCTATAACTTGTGCAAGAGTTAAACCATCTACATAAATCAAAACTTTTTTCCATTCTGGATCTAGTAAAGTAGTTTTTTGCTTATTAATCTTTGCATTAGTAGTATCATAAGTAGCCTTATCTCCTCGTACAAGAAAAACAACATCTTTATTACTCTCTACTTTTACTTTACCTGTTCTTACATTTACTTCTGACACTTTGTTAGTATAAGAACTGATGTTAAATGAAGTCCCTAAAACTGTAGTTTTTATAGAACCTGATGTAATCACAAATGGTCGTGATTCGTCTCTTTTTACTTCAAAGAACGCTTCTCCTGTTAGTTTTACTGTTCTTTCATTTTCAGCAAATTCACTTGGATATTCTATTAAAGTATTCTCATTTAACCATACACGTGTGCCATCTGGTAAACATAAAAGACGGATATCTTTACTAAATGTTTTTGTTGAAGTGATTTCAATTGGAGAATGATTTGATTGAGTAAAAAATTGATATCCAACAATTGAAAAAACAAAAACGGCACATGCAACTGCAACCCAATTATAAAAGCTTTTGTATTTATTAATTGTAGCTTTTTGAATATTATCCCACATACGAGATGCAATTTCATCAGGAAGGATTCCTCTATTGGGTATTGCATTCCATTCTTTTTTAAATCTTTTGGATTTCATTACAATCAAATTTACTATTGAAAAATTATATATGAATTTTACTAATTCAATTACATTAGATTCCTAGTCTATTAAATATCATGGGGTCACATTCTTATTAACGTTTTCTTAATCTAGGGAGCGATTTCAGTATCATTCATTTTATGGTAAAAACAAGAAATCATCCTAAGTAAAATAAAAAGAATAGATTACTAATAGGTTTCTAAAGAAGTAAACAGCATGTATTATTATGAAATCAAGCTTGGCTGGCTTATAAAAAATAGTGCAAACCAATAGAGTTCATGATTTTGCACTGAATTTTTTTTAAGAAATTGTAATGTCTTCGAAATTTGATTGGCAACAGCACTTGGAGACATATCCATCTCTAATGCAATTTCTTTATAGCTCAAGTCTTCGAATTTATGGAGATTGAATATTTTCCTTCTTTTTGGTGGAATTTTATTGAGGAGATATTCTATTTTTTCTAGTTTGGAACTAACATCTTCTTCCGCTTCTAATGGGCTGTCTAGTTCTTTAATCAACTGATCATTTTCAACAGAAAAAATCCTATTTTGTTTTTTATACCATTTAGAAATTTCCTGCTTTGAGCTTTTAAACAAGATTGCCTCTAAGTTTACATTGGGATCTAACTTGGCTCTATATTTCCAAAGATGAATAAATACATTTTGTGTCACATCTTCGGAGTCTGCTAGTTGCGACGTATATTTCTTTACAAAACAAAAAACCTTATAATGATATAGATTATAAATTTCTTTGAAACAGGAATCATCTCCCTCTCTTAATCTTATTATCAAATTAGAACTCATATTGAAATTTTTAATTATAAAAGGAGACCCTCACAAAAGTAAGATTAAACCTTTATTAAAATTTTTATGATTTATTCATTTAATAATTTATTAATATTGTTACATCTCATCTGCTAAACACGAACCAATTCATTTTAAAAAAAATCATTTTATACTATCCTTTTGCAGGATGATTTAAACCTAGTAAGACATTCTTTAAAATAAAAAAACTCACGAAAAATCGTGAGTTAAATATATTACTAAGAAAAAAGAAATTAATTCAGGATTTCAAATACAATTGCTTCTACTGCTCCTGTTGCCGAATTAATAACACCAACATCTGTTTTTACTTCTGACATTCTTACCCAAACACCTCCATAAAAATCTCCAAATCCAAATGCTCCCCAGATAAGTTTATGTGGAGTCCATTCGTTTTGCTCATTTGGTGCCATAAACCCAAGAGAATCACTAAATTCCTGTGCAATAAAAAAACCATTTTTTAAAGCTATTTCTAATACTTCTTCCCATTCGGCATCTGTCTGGAACTTGCCTATAAAAACATCTTTCCCTTGATATCCTCTAGCTGCTTTTATCACAAATCTATCTTTATTTGCTTTTAGCAAATCACATAGATTATATTCTTTCCCCTTAAAGAACGTCTTTTTTTCTTCAACTGGAGAAGTCCAAGGGATATTCCTAAGCATTAGCGCATTATCTTCTGGTGAAAATTTTCCTAATTCTGCCAATTCTCTTAATATTGCTAGATTTCTTTTATCTCCCAGCATCCTAAGTCCTACGTGATCTGGAAAATATATTTTATCCATAATAAATGCTCTGAAAATTGCTGGACTAATCTCAACATCCAAGGCTAAAATTATCACTCCATGAATGATTGTGTCGTCAAGACATAAGTTACCACCGATTAGTTCCAATGATTTTATATCCGCTCCATACGCACTGCCTTTTAAGCCTCTCTTCTTCAACTCTTGTCTGTAAAAATTATCGAAGAAGTATATATTTTTTTCTTTTTCAGAACTTTCAATATCTCTCATATCTATAAATAGATTAAGAGTATTATTTTCTTTACCAACTTGATTTATAATCTGTTCTACAAGGTACTCCATATAAATCTCTAGTGTATTCCTTGTTTTGTAATTAAAAGATTTATCCTTATCCCATAGCTCTGGGTGGTTTCTTCTAATTACAGATTCCAAGCTATGTATCTGCCATCCTCCTAAAGAAGATCCCATGTTGACTTCTAAAATTTTAAAACCCTCATCTGTATAAGTCAAATCTAATCTACAACCAATTTGAACCTTTTTTTCATGACACATCATTCCAAATTCTGAGAGTATTTCATTACCATCAAAATAAAAATCAGCAATTTTTCTATTATCATTATTAAAATATAAAGACGGTATTTTATGTAATAATTTAGGAATTCTATGGCACAGCTCTTTTAGCTCATCTGTCATTTCCTTATTAATAAGTATAGGCCATGACGCTACAGGATACTCATAGTTTTTAAACACTTCAGGAACCGTGTCGTCATTTGTGTTAATTCTTGAAGGAAATTGAATGTCATTTTTAAATTCTGAAAATTTATCTGAAAGGATAGTATATCCTTCTGTTAAGTTCTCTATCATGATTAAGTGTTTTTTGTGGTTTGTTGTTTTTTTGATTATTCTTTGCTATCAAGATGAAATAAGTAATTTACTACTGCAATTATGTTTTTTATATAATTCCCCAATAAAATAAATAGGTGGCTAGTAGTATATTTGAAAAGATTACCGAGAAAACTATCCCTCTTTGATTTGTTTTTTTGATGGTAAAAAGAAAATATAAGAATGTTAACATCAGGCAACCTAGAAATCCAAAAAGTAATGAGAACACATAGTCGAAATTTTCTGGTAAGCCAAAAGCCAAAATAAAGAAGTTCTGTTTTGAGACATTTAATATTGCCATAATTAGACTAACAAAAAGTCCTAATCCTACGACAGAAGTAATAATTAAACATAACCTGATTATTTTATCCTGAATTATCGCATATCTTCTTTTCATTAATTTTATGAAATATATAAAAATGAAAATCAGCATGATTCCTAAAGCAATTACAAGAGGAAATAAAAAGACTGGGTTAAATTCTCCTATACTATTTCCTGCTTTAGCAATGCCTTTGTTAATGATAACTCCCGTAACAAAAAGTATTGGTTTAGCTTTCTGAAAAGCATTAAGATCTAATTTTTCT encodes:
- a CDS encoding RNA polymerase sigma factor, producing MSSNLIIRLREGDDSCFKEIYNLYHYKVFCFVKKYTSQLADSEDVTQNVFIHLWKYRAKLDPNVNLEAILFKSSKQEISKWYKKQNRIFSVENDQLIKELDSPLEAEEDVSSKLEKIEYLLNKIPPKRRKIFNLHKFEDLSYKEIALEMDMSPSAVANQISKTLQFLKKNSVQNHELYWFALFFISQPSLIS
- a CDS encoding T9SS type A sorting domain-containing protein, giving the protein MKRYLLLVLFMMVTSAASAQYTIWEDDFDDAEASDWTLLDKDGNGSNWIARKNIQLDANTGSIGDGTIDVLGTYNIDFATGSPLETLENNLAITPSFDTSFYSGKISLILNAQPSIYDSNQDLSVYGSTTPDPASFTLIKTITLEREKIDAVEFKDYTVDISSFSGKKEVYIALGNNLSNGFIGYEIDKISITAEGLLGVDDMELKAQVCKLVQNPVEGNLSLELGEQFQNDETVLKIYTVGGMIVKEAAYKKEGLAVDDLTQGIYFLLVSNNGISKTIKFIKK
- a CDS encoding S41 family peptidase, with translation MKHSFIFIIYLFLQGIFSSCSPDDYSSQVYKEGTNEYANEWMYQQMKKYYRWNETMPTQGNLSVPPKEYFSKLLQKDDVFSYALHPAMPDTAPQSLRRKFGFEITFVAFEGKYYGVILYVLEDSPAKNNGLRRGQLITQINGTDLNQGNYDNLYKNMITSAQLILRIKSYSTESGFSSSKDISLLSGFTFLQPITYQVIADKNIKIGYIQIPHFDVGQAQQFLQIFQELKSKAITELVLDLRYNGGGDISSATALSIALAPNVRASDLFITFEGNKNGGNVNHSFKQALESNESQISFEALQNAHPSINKVYVLCGNRTASASELIINNLKPYMDVVTIGEKTIGKDVAGFPIEDNRITGTKGWVLYPSIYKLFNANHEGNYSKGIEPSIYLNEIQELEVYNLGNRSEVLLSTALGLISGNAGKIKVTKLHLLPSSKIYNDADSMLRFTP
- a CDS encoding TonB-dependent receptor translates to MNNDFSRQFAFWVLFLGLFFGANTIYSQTGTVSVDFKNSSPQKIIDNLKSRTPYQFIYQKDLDLSLPLVTLKKENVTIDEILNDLQNQTNLNFRRNENNIAVNRKDVGKKKKKGKIVGKVVDANGLSLPGANIKVIEAGFGVQSDIDGSYVVELDPGEYSIEVSIISFQSQKITGVKVSEGGEVPLVVSLKEDAESLNEVVIIQNYKQATASVQGLLLQQKKAAQFSDGISAEQIARTPDKDVGSSLKRITGVTTIDNKYVVVRSMGERWNQAVMDGISLPSTDAYQQNFSFDIIPTAMVESIVVSKTATPDMYANFAGGYVEIKTKDIPKENFTSFSVSSSYNSRSAFKERLTKQEGDYDYLGFDDGRRDYPYMSPIEVPINEAASGPFIEQSKKFTEDNFSTYKTYAAPGTTLQFALGRSYSLKDNNKWGFVGSLLFKNTQEKLDIEHTERGRFLSNTRFSQEGVVGRQYSVFEKYGFKNRGANYNYNSTLGGMFNAAIQLGKHKITTRNTAMHIYNNQLNQITGWDKGTELPEILNGTGLPSTTETNYPVYQTFIQNKIEGNHRFEKLEINWYTAYGKLSKDTKDATFLETFRKKVGDDELVYHQVYNSGGRFPFSRDNYTNDESDYNWAINFDYSFNLGEIATNDIKAGYFGTYKKATNQQRSAKLVTVGQGTTNRADIYDPLSKFLDGSQYYYGGFGWEDYGKYGNKYEGDVKVHSPYLMLDNKIGSFLRLVWGARAESYIYSEISNQFEAPGAFPLEKEDKKWQFLPSASLTISPTNKMNVRLGYNKSVLRPQFAERVGTPYYDPIRSAKILNWSAGMISSVSNNYDLKFEWYPSGGEILSFGVYHKNIDDPIESIGTINGNSGIIYNLNSNNAKLWGIEMEFYKSLSFLGEGPILKKLFVSGNASFNATKVTSYVNVDGTGGLYKANRPLYGQSPYTYNLGLDYVGDRMGFSVRHNAIGDQYILVGFDYSKEEIRMPYAVTDAQVSYKFFKEKNLELKCSMKNMFDAGIQTYNNANSYSHIEDVPYGSNPRDRYSLGANATNKYDEGIDQVIFKAWSGRTISVSVNYSF
- a CDS encoding FecR family protein, which codes for MKSKRFKKEWNAIPNRGILPDEIASRMWDNIQKATINKYKSFYNWVAVACAVFVFSIVGYQFFTQSNHSPIEITSTKTFSKDIRLLCLPDGTRVWLNENTLIEYPSEFAENERTVKLTGEAFFEVKRDESRPFVITSGSIKTTVLGTSFNISSYTNKVSEVNVRTGKVKVESNKDVVFLVRGDKATYDTTNAKINKQKTTLLDPEWKKVLIYVDGLTLAQVIEKLKVDHDFAVNYLDEDLKNLKVQGTLDTRQGFYEMLQTIAFALEIKIRPIGNNTYLISR